The Cutaneotrichosporon cavernicola HIS019 DNA, chromosome: 3 region gtggCGAGTGCACCATCGGTGGTATCGACTCGGAAGGCTACACTGGCAAGATCCACTACATCCccgtgcgccgccgcggctACTGGGAGattgagctcgaggccgtcaagttcggcaaggacacgcttgagctcgagaacACTGGTGCCGCCATCGACACGGGCACGTCGCTCATTGTGACCCCCACTGACATTGCCGAGATGCTCAACGCTCAGATTGGTGCCGAGAAGAGCTGGAATGGCCAGTACACTCTCGACTGCGCCAAGGTACCTACGCTTCCGAAGCTCTCGTTCGTCTTTGGTGGCAAGGACTTCACCCTCTCGGGCGAGGACTACACCCTCAACGCCGGCGGCACCTGCATCTCGGCGTTTATGGGTATGGacttcccccctcccatGGGCCCCATCTGGATCATCGGCGACTCGTTCCTCCGCCGGTACTACAGCGTGTACGACCTCGGCCGGAACGCCGTCGGTCTCGCCACGTCGACGTAAGCGAGCATGAGCCGTAGCGATGCCTGCCTCGTGTCTCAGTGCCACCCAGCGTTATCGGAAGTTTAGCAGACGTGTCCCCGCTCTAGAAGATGAGTGTGTGAGTGTGAACATCTGTTCCAAGTAGCAGTCTCGACGTTGCATGATGTAACAGTGTGCGAGACGGTCGGAGCTCTGGCAAAGTTGCCTGAATCGCAGCGATTTGTTGGGGAGACTAACGTCGATGGTGGTACAGTGATGTGTATTGCCCATAGCCTCTTGATTTGACGACCGATGTCGATGAAGACGATCCATGCCATGACTGGCTGAACCGAGAGAACTATCCATCCGAAGGGAGAGCatcgccagctcgacagcgatcaccacctcgtcgccatcgtgATTAGTCGGACACGCCACTCGGTCTCTATGACTTGGAATGGCGAGCTACCTGTGCAGTTGATCACTCGATGGCCAACAGAGTACTGTGTTGATAAGCAATCTATCCCGCCCCGATAATCACGACACGGCCCGTTAATCACGACATGTAGGTGAGCACTGGGAGGTAAGGCTGTTGACATTTTCGGCATTCGGACCAAGATGGGAACAGAtagacgacgacatggcgCCTCCACGCGATGCAGGCACACATGTCCTACTGTCTTGAAACTCGTCGAGTGGTCGTAAAGAGAACATGTAGATCCGACATTGCCGTGCCTCGCTTGGTAAGCGACAGCTCTAGGACGTGCTGATCGTCTACCGCGTCTATTTCTCCAGATCGTCATTATTACTGGACCGCGTGGGACATGATATACCGTGCCTCGGTTCATGGCCCCGCATGGGCCCAGCGGGCCCAGCCGGCCCAGCCACGCAAACTAGCAAACTAGTGTCTTTTGTGGAGCAAGCTAGGAACCGGCTATGAACGCGACTCGTGTCGCTGTCTGGGCCTCTGGGCCACGTTCAGTTGGTGTCGGCGTTCGGTTTGTTCCGCGCGATTCACGTGGTAGTCAGTGTGACTGGAAGAGTGTGACTGGAAGAGTGTGACTGGAAGAGGTATGTGACTGGAGTATTCGCGGGGCCGCTCAGCCCAGACCACGCAGCCTAGCTGGTCTAATAGCCGGTGACGCTGGGCAGGCAACTGGGCAGCGTCGTAACGGAAGGCGCGACACCGACTTGCAATTGACATGGCTCGACGTAGCCTGAATGTTGCACCTGCGATTCAACATGAACATGACACCAGAGCTCGGCTCGCCTGGCTTCAGTCGGGTATACCAACGTCCTCACACAGTTCGGAATCCCATCATGAAACGCTAATCCATTCCCGCCGCTGCCGATTGACTGACGCCATTCCAAAGATATGTTTGTCCCACGCCTCCCCTACTGCCCACTTGAACAGAGTCAATTGACCGGCGCTGGACCGACCCGGGACCGGGTAAGCGGGAAAACGAGCAAGATGACAGCCAACAAGAAGCACATGTCATCCAGCTGTCATGAATGAACAAGGCCATATGCTCCATTTCTTAGGGGTATCTCAGGGGTTCATTTCCGCATCGGCACGTGTGATTGGAAAGTGTTTGGAGCGCTTTAACACCGCCCAGGTGGTCGTCCTGGGGCCCTTTGATCCCTTAGTCTTGGCAGCGGAAGATCACCGGCTGAGCCCCCCACATGTCCCTTCCCTTGACCCCACATTGCCCGGATCCAGTGACTACCAGGACTATCTTAGGATACTGTAACCATCATACTCCACCATCAACTTCAGCTACCCCGCCAAGTAACTTCAAACAGCAGCTTATTCGTCTCTGGTGGATTGGTACAAGGGTACAAGGGCCCCGGACAAGGGCCCTCCGGGTCGGAAATGTCTGATGATAACCGAAACTGGCGCAACCTGGCAGCTGGGAAACGACCATGCCAGCCAAGCAGCCTACTCTGTATACGACCATACGACAGACTGTTATAAGACTTTCCCATCAATGACTTTCCCATCACACTCATACTCACACTCGcactcatcctcaccatgGGCGACTACTTGGACGACAGTAACCTTGCGAACAAGCagctcaagggcgacgacTTTACCGGCTCCTtcgacgaccttgagctcgccaGCGTCAACATCAAGGCTGTCATCCGCAAGTGGTAAGTCTGTCCAGAACACAAGTACTGGCACGTCGCTAACAACCAGTGATATTCGCATCATCCCCTGGGTGGCATTCCTCTACCTCCTTtccttcctcgaccgctCCAACATTGGAAATGCCAACATTTTCGGTCTCTCCAAGGATCTTGGGCTCGACTCCAACCAGTACGCGGCAGCACTGGCCTgcttcttcatcttctACGTCCTGTTCGAGGTGCCAAGCAACATTGTTATGAAGGCCTGGAGGCCGTCAATGTGGATCCCCATCATCATGATTTCGTGGGGTATCGTGATGATTGGCATGGGCTTTGTCCAGAACTTTGCCGGTCTCTTGGCCACCCGTATCCTTCTCGGTGTGACAGAGGCGGGTTTGTTCCCCGGTATCGCCTTCTTCCTTACCCAGTGGTACCGCCGCTTCGAGATTTCGTTCCGTGTGgcgctcttcttctcggctGCGACCATCGCCGGCGCCTTTGGTGGTCTTCTTGCCCGTCTCATCAACCTCATGGACGGCGTGGGTGGTTACGAGGGCTGGCGCTGGATCTTCATCCTTGAGGGTGTCGCGACCGTCATCGCTGCCTTTGCGTCCTTCTGGTTAATGCACGACTACCCCGACACCGCAAAGTTCCTTAcgcccgccgagcgcaaggtcCTGGTGGaccgcctgcgcctcgacaacgacggCTGCTCGCACGCGTACAAGAAGCGTTTCATCCGGGATGCCATCCTCGACTGGAAGAGCTGGTTCTTTGGCGTCGCATTCTTCTCCGCCGTCGTCCCCCTCTACTGcttctccctcttctcGCCTACCATCATCAACCAACTCGGCTACACGGCCGGCAAGGCGCAGCTCATGTCCGTGCCGCCCTATGTCGCGGCGTCGTTCATGACCGTCTTTATGGGTTGGCTTTCGGACCGTCTCAAAGTGCGTTCGCCCTTTATCGTGTGTCTCGGTATCGTTGGTGCAATCGGGTATGGTCTCCTCCTGGCAAACATCTCCACCGGCGTCTCCTACTTTGccctcttcttcgccgcGTGTGGCATCTACCCAGCCTTCCCGATCCTCGTCGCGTGGGGCTCGAACAACTTTGGTGGTTCTCTCAAGAAGAGCGTCGCGACCGGCATCCTCATTTGCAGTGGTAACTCTGGCGGTGTTGTCTCCTCATTCCTCTTTCCCAAGGAGCACCAGCCGCGCTTCATGATGGGCCACGGCGTTTGCGTCGGGTTCTCAtgcctcctctccctctgcGGCGTCTTCTGGTGGACCTACGCCACTTACGCCAACAACAAGAAGACTGAGCGCAACGCCGCCCGTGGGCGCGAGTGGACCgcggaggagaagctcgagctcgaggacgagggcgaccaCGTCGACTGGTTCTTCTACACTCGATAGATGGTTGGGACGAGAGGGTAGAAGTATAGGATCAGGGATTAGATGATATCCGATAGCTGAGCTCGTAATTGTATATATGCATACGGAGGTACACATGCCACGGTGCCACTttcacctccacctccacttccacAGCCACACTGAAATCTCGGGTCACCTCATATCTCCTGCCtccctcttctctctctcatccCATGTTCCGAGCGGTACACATCCTCCGGCCTGTTGCCACAACAGTGCGTCCATTGCCTCTTCGATGGCCATCTGTCCGCCGCTTCGGGGCAGTGGGAGCTGTccgctgctcctcctccactcctcaAGGCGAACATCCTGTGTCATTGCCTGTAAGGAGAGGTAGGccacccaagcccaagaccGCGTCAACAGGAACACCAGAAGATGTCTCAGAGGCCAAACCTCGTCGGAGGAGTAAGGGCGCACCAGAACTACCGCCGCCCGTCGACCTTgcctcccctccccaacctcccacccctccacaaactcccttccctccacagcctccctcccctccacaacctcccacccctccacgacctcccactcctccacaacctcccactcctccacaACCTAGCACCCCTCCACCTGTCACCCTCCGCCCCTACCAGACCGAAGCCATCTCCGCATGCCTCGATGCGCTGGCCCGTGGACGCCGGCGCATCGGTGTCTCCTCACCCACAGGTAGCGGGAAGACGACAATGTTCATGCACCTCATCCCGGCAGTGCCCGGTGTCGATGAGCTGAACGTCCAGCGGCCCCAGTCAGAGGGCTATGGGAGAGAGCAAGGTGGGACGGAGATGGCGGGTGCCGGGCCCGGGGAAGGCCAGactctcatcctcgtcggctcTATTGAACTTGCGGAACAGGCGCGCGCTGTCGCACGCCGTCTCCTGCCCGACTGGAACGTCGAACTTGAGCAGGCAAAGCACGTCGCCTCGGGGTTTGCCGACATGTAAGTGACGTTCCGCACAGCTGACCTAATTGAAACTGACTAACAACAGTACCGTCGCGACATACCAGACGCTCTCGAACCCCGTGCGCCTACTCAAGTTCAACCCCGAGCGCTTCAAGCTCATcattgtcgacgaggcgcatCACGCTGCCGCCAAGTCCTATCTCCGCCTACTTCACTACTTCAACGCGGGCGTGTCGCTACCACCAGACGTGGAGGCGTATGAGACGTGAGCAGCTTCAGCTCATGGAAGAGACAAATTGTTGACAGCAGGCTCGACGAAAGTCCGGATGTGCCCATCGTCGGGTTCTCCGCCACGTTTAGCAGGCATGACACGCTCGCActctcggccgccttcGAGGAGATCGTATTTCATCGCGACGTCGGGGACATGCTGGAGGAAGGATGGTGCGTCTGCTGGAAGGAGCTCGTCAcagctgacgacaggctGTCTCCCGTGAAGAGCACTGCCGTGTACGCCGACTtgcagctcggcgatgtTGAGACGACCTCCACGGGCGAGTACGCAACCGCCTCGTTGGCCTCACACGTCAACACGCCCGCGGTCAACCTCCTCGTTGTGCGAACGTATCTCCATCGCGCAGGTATGTCAAGTTCATGCAGCTGTAGACCAGCTGGCACTCACCCTTGGCGCCTCCCCTCCATAAGCTGACCTCAGCCGATCGGCGCTCGACCCTCGCGTTCGCTGTCAACCTTCAGCATGtggccgacctcgttgCGGCGTTCCGAAACGCTGGCGTTGACGCCCGCAGCATTACCTCTACCATGCCGgcaggagcgcggcgcgacgtCATGGAGTCGTTCCGGAAGGGAGAGTTCCCAGTGCTCGTCAACTGCGAGGTGCTCAcggagggcgcggacgTGCCGGAGATCGACTGCGTTGTGCTTGCGcgaccgacgaggagcaaGAACCTGCTGGCGCAGATGGTAAGCTGGGACGACGTGGCGCAGCTGAGACACCAGGTCGGGCGCGGACTTCGTCTTTCGCCTACGACAGGCAAGCAAGACTGCTATCTCATCGACATTGCAGACAACATCTCGCGGGCGAGCGGTATGATCGTCCTTCCGACTCTCTTCGGTCTCACGCACGAGGACGTGGCTGAGGAGCTGGCACTCGCGGATGCCAAGGCAGCAGAGAGGACGCCGTCTGCCCTTGCGGTCTCCGCTCCCACCAAGGTCCGGCTCGTGGATGTGTCTGACCCCTTTGCTCTCAAAGCGCCGAATCACGTACACATCCCCGCGCTGTCACAACTCGCGTGGTTTCACTGTGGCGGGGGCAAGTGTgttctcgagctcatggGCGGTGGTCACATCACGATCGAGCCCATTGAGGAAAAGTGGAGTGTGAGTTTCACGCCAAAGCTGCCACGCATCGGCggtgcgccgcgccgtgGCAGCCCATTTGGGCGTGTCCAACAACTCGCGTTCGCAGACGATGCAGACCGTGCGGTGCGCACAGCCGACGCATACGTCGAGCGTCGCCTAACGCGAAACACTTTGCGACAGTGAGTTCAGCTGAAGGGACTGCTAATAAAAGAATGAGCAAATACGCGCCGTGGCGCACACGCCCGGCGTCGGAGAAGCAGATCCAGATGCTGCTCAAGATCAAAGGCATCAAGGCccaggagggcgagggcgcgagGATCATGATCGGTGGAACACCAATAGACGTGCAGTCGCTGACAGCCGGGCAGGTGAGTATCATTTTATCATTGCAGCGGGAATACTGATACCAGGTCGCGGCCGTCCTCTGTGCCGCGCAACATGGCGGTTTGGGGACCAGGAAacgggccgaggagcgggcCGCAGCTGCTGACGCcaaggcggcgaggcgggccgagaaggagcgtGCTGCAGCGGCGCGCAACCTGCGCCTGCCAGGAGAGGAGAGCTGATGTTTGTTGATATTATATGTAGCATCTACATTGCATTGCATTACTTGGGGTAGGGAGTAGAGTCACGCTCACGCTGTGGCTCACTGACGCCTCTTTCCTCGGCGACTGCTACTAAGCACGGTTGGAGACGGGGTTGTCGTTGTCTGTTCTATTGGAGCCTCTCTGAAGACCGTTCTCTTACGATGTCTAAGGGAGGGTTCTGGTCTTTCGGGGGTTGACTACAGTACCGTGGGCCGAAGGACCACGTGATGAACAGCGCTGTGGCATAGTGGGGAAAGCTTACAGTGAGGAAACTGACGCAACCTGGTGTCTTGATGAGTTGGAGCGCTGTTCAAAGTTATAAATGAACAGCGCTGAACCGATCTTGGATAAAAATCTCCATACCGCATGGTTCAGATTCCACAGCCCCACAACCAGCAGCTCACCACGGACAACGACCACGATACATTCCGATTTCCAATCCTTACATTATCCACACCGGCtagaagaggaagagacgCTTGGTGAGCGGAAGCGTATCGGCCGGCGGCACGTCCAtgagctcgccgtccgcgCGCACCTCGTACGTCTCGGGGTCGACCTCCATGCGCGGGATGTAGTCGTTCCACTTCATGTCGTGTTTGCTGATATTGCGGCAGTTACGCACTGCCTCGGGCCGCTTCCGGAGCCCGTATCCCTTGATAGTGCCATTGTCGATCGACGCCTTGGACACGAACACGACGCTGTTGAACCCCGCCGCGTCAGGCTCGGAACCGTACATCGACCGCCCGATTATCGGCTGAACAGTCGGGATGGAGGCGttggcgtcgccgacgtgcgCATACGCAATAATACCGCCCTTGATCGTCATGTCGGGACGCGCACCAAAGTACGGCGGGTCCCAGACCACGAGGTCGGCCAACATGCCTGGCATGACCTGGCCCACAATGTGCGAGACGCCGTGCGTGATTGCCGGGTTGATCGTGTACTTGGCAATGTAGCGTTTTACGCGCGTGTTGTCAcgcccctcctcgtcgccctcgagcggACCGCGATGGTCGCGCATCTTGCTCGCTGTACGCCAAGTGcgcgccaccacctcgccaaTACGTCCCATAGCCATGCCGTCCGAACTCATCATCGAGATCGCTCCGAGGTCGTGCagcacgtcctcggcggccaCTGTCTCCGCGCGGATGCGCGAGTCGGCGAACGCAATGTCCTCGGGAATCGACCGGTCCAGGTGGTGGCATACCATGAGCatgtcgaggtgctcgtCGAGTGTGTTCTTGCAGTATGGCATGGTCGGGTTGGTGGATGACGGGAGGACGTTGGGATGCTCGCATACAACGATGATGTCAGGCGCATGACCACCACCGGCGCCCTCAGTGTGGTACGTGTGGATGGTGCGGCCCTTGAACGCGTCAACAGTGCTCTCGACGTAGCCAGCCTCGTTGAGCGTGTCGGTATGAATGGTAATCTGGATGTCGTACTCGTCAGACACGTTGAGACTGCGGTCGATGACCTCGGGCGTCGCTCCCCAGTCCTCGTGCACCTTGAGCGCCATGGCACCCGCCTCAATGATGTCACGCAGACTCGCCTCGCCCGAGTCGGCGCCCTTACCCGAGAATCCAAAGTTGAGCGGCAAACCGTCCGTCGCGAGCATCATCGCCTCCATGTACCACTTGCTGGGGGTGACTGTCGTTGCGTTGGTGCTGGCGGAGGGACCCGTTCCGCCACCAATGACTGATGTAAGACCAGACGagagcgcctcctccacgaTCTGTGGACAGATATAGTGCACGTGCGTGTCGAGGCCACCAGCGGTGACAATCTTGCCCTCGCCAGCAATGACTTCGGTGTGAGCGCCGACGATCATGAGGGGGTCAACACCGTCCTGGATGTCTGGGTTGCCCGCCTTGCCGATGCCATGGATGCGCCCGTCCTTGATGCCAATGTCTGCCTTGTAGATACCGCTCCAGTCAATGATGACCGCGTTGGAGATGACCGCGTCCAGTACCTCTGCACCAGACTTATTTGACGCCTGTCCCATGCCGTCGCGGATGACCTTGCCTCCGCCAAACTTGCACTCGTCGCCATACACCGTGTAGTccttctcgatctcgatcCACAGGCTCGTGTCGCCAAGGCGCATGCGGTCGCCAGTTGTTGGTCCGAAAATGGACGCGTACTGAAGTCAGTTTTTCAGTGGTGCCTCGTAACTGACGACTTCGCGATCGACCTCGGGTGAGGGCGCCTCTTCCACTATCTCCTGCTTCTTGTGCGCAAAGTCGAGCTCACGCAcacgctcgcgcacaaGCGTGTGCCTATTCCGCTCGTCCAGCGGCCCTGGGCAAATCCCATGCCCACCCCAAATATTTTTCTTCCCGCCAATCTCGACGAGCGGCACAGTCTTGCGCTCGCCCGGTTCGAAGCGCACGGCCATGCCGGCCACAATGTCGAGGTGCTTTCCGTACGAGAGTTCGCGGTCAAACAGAAGTGCAGCGTTCGCCTCGAGGAAGTGGTAGTGCGACCCGACCTGGATCGGCCGGTCACCGAGgttcttgacctcgacgaggatgcgTTTGCGGCCAGGAGTGAGGCTGatcttctccttgaggcACACAACTGCACCTGGGAGGTCTtccttggcgaggtgctCGCGGATGGGGAATTTGTCTTCGTTTGGGATGGGGAAGAAGCTACCGTAAAGTgcaagctcgaggtcaacgCTGTCGGCGCAAACTGGGTCATGGATGGTGACGAGAAAAGTGCTGGAGTCAGGGCGTTCTTAGGACTAGCGAGGAGGGAGCTGACGCGAGCAAGCTTGGGCAGGATGTGAGAGAAGAGTCCAAGCCTCCAAGGAAGGATCGCACGGAGCGAGATGCTCCTCCATCCAGGCTCGCATCACACACCCACACGTGCCccatctctcctcctcccaaccGACTCGATTCGACAATGCCCACACTTACCCgtcctgttgtcagctcatACACCGGTGACAGCTTACAGGGAAGGTCGCCTCTATCTGTACAGTATGGATCTCTTCAGGCACGCcgtctgccgtcagccaCGACCCGAAGGCACGTACCCATCACATGCCGGCGTCCGAGCATCTTCTTGCCGAGGTCCATAAGCTGCGCGACGCTGTATGTGCCATCGCGTGCGAGCTCGTGGAGCTGGAAGCTGAGAAGGCCGACCGCCTCACCACGGTTGAGGGCcaggccgcgcgcgagacgTCGCTGCGCCAGCTGACCGACAGTCGCAATGAGGAGCTTGTCCTGAAGTTAGCCCGGTGTCATCGAGGAAGATAACCCCACCTGCTCGCGGGGAAGGAGGTGCATTTGTTAGTAGTATGGTGAGAAtgaggagggtggagaCGAGGGTGGAGAAGAGGGGAATGTAATTTGACAGCGCCGTTCATTAGGTGTGGTGCTCTGAATAGTACTACCGAAGGGTTCCAGGGATAGCCTAGGCTTGGAGTCTTTAGAGCCTTCTTTCGTCAGCTGCCACGAGCGCCACGAGAGTTTGAGGGTTAGTGTTAGTGGGCAGAGATAAGAAACTTCCAACTAACCCTTACGACGTCATCCAGAATTTCCATACAGTACCCTTGTTTGGACCGGACATCGTCCACACTCCTTCTCTGTCAGTTGAATCCGAGACATGACATGACAAGACAAGCAACACTACAGATGCAGCACTAAAACTCCCCGCCACACGCACCACGCGAGAACGACGATCAAGAGTCAGGCTATCGTGCACCCAATGTACGACAGCATgctccactcctcctctgtCCGCGCATTGTGAGCGAGTACACCGCGTGCGCGGCGGATCTCAATCGTGTAGGTGGTCTGGCGCGCCGGAATCGGGTACGTCCAGGTCAAGAACTGGCCGGCGAATCTGTACTCGCCAGCCGTCGTGCGTACTTCGATTCCGAGTTTTAGCGGAGCCTTAACCTTGAGGGCCTTCGGGTCGTCTACGTCGCTATCCAGGAGGTTGGATGAGGAGTTGACGCATGAGCTCAGCTCGGAGCCATCCTCCCCGCCAGGGACCCACTCCAGCTCTCGCGCATAGTGCACGAAAGGTAGGTAGATGATCGTGCCGTCTCCGCCGTCCTCTGGCCCCACGGTCACGGATAGGCGGAACAAACTCGTGTAGATGTCAAAGTCGATgcggctcggcgcgccGACGGTCGCCACGGGGTATGGCCGACAGACAGCCCCGATAGCACGCGTGCCGTCCATCAGCAGTTCGGGCGTGATCTCTCTGCTGTCGTCGATACCTTTCGGGGTCACAAGGCTGGGGCGCAACGTCGCCGTGGACGCCGTGGACGTCGTGGATAAGAGCGTAGCCGCACTCTCGGCAAGAGAGCGTTCCGTCTTGTAGCTCGCGCCCTTGCAGTCGTCAGGTGACCAGATGCTCAGGTCCTCGCCGTTCCACCCGTCGCCCCACTGGTGGGAGTTGGTCGGCGTGTAGTTCCACAGCGTGTAATTGAGCGAGTTGGGTCCGTCGTGGCCATTCATCGATGCGTCCCAACTCTTCGTCTGCGCCGTGTAGTCACCCTTACCTTTGCCGCCGTTGACGTAACCGTACGCCGCACGCCCGTCCTGGTCGTACGGGCACCCAATCTCGCCCATCATCGTAGGGTACCTGCCGATACTCTTCTTCGTGTCCTCCTTCAACACGCCCAGCTGCTCCTGGATGACATTACGGATTGCGGCTTCGCCAACCCGCAGTCCTTGCACGATCGACCAGTACTTGCCGCGCAGGATACCCAGCGCGTCCGCGTTGAACCAGTTCCAGTGCTTGGTCATGAGCGT contains the following coding sequences:
- a CDS encoding uncharacterized protein (Major Facilitator Superfamily) codes for the protein MGDYLDDSNLANKQLKGDDFTGSFDDLELASVNIKAVIRKCDIRIIPWVAFLYLLSFLDRSNIGNANIFGLSKDLGLDSNQYAAALACFFIFYVLFEVPSNIVMKAWRPSMWIPIIMISWGIVMIGMGFVQNFAGLLATRILLGVTEAGLFPGIAFFLTQWYRRFEISFRVALFFSAATIAGAFGGLLARLINLMDGVGGYEGWRWIFILEGVATVIAAFASFWLMHDYPDTAKFLTPAERKVLVDRLRLDNDGCSHAYKKRFIRDAILDWKSWFFGVAFFSAVVPLYCFSLFSPTIINQLGYTAGKAQLMSVPPYVAASFMTVFMGWLSDRLKVRSPFIVCLGIVGAIGYGLLLANISTGVSYFALFFAACGIYPAFPILVAWGSNNFGGSLKKSVATGILICSGNSGGVVSSFLFPKEHQPRFMMGHGVCVGFSCLLSLCGVFWWTYATYANNKKTERNAARGREWTAEEKLELEDEGDHVDWFFYTR
- the irc3 gene encoding uncharacterized protein (Type III restriction enzyme, res subunit) produces the protein MFMHLIPAVPGVDELNVQRPQSEGYGREQGGTEMAGAGPGEGQTLILVGSIELAEQARAVARRLLPDWNVELEQAKHVASGFADITVATYQTLSNPVRLLKFNPERFKLIIVDEAHHAAAKSYLRLLHYFNAGVSLPPDVEAYETLDESPDVPIVGFSATFSRHDTLALSAAFEEIVFHRDVGDMLEEGWLSPVKSTAVYADLQLGDVETTSTGEYATASLASHVNTPAVNLLVVRTYLHRAADRRSTLAFAVNLQHVADLVAAFRNAGVDARSITSTMPAGARRDVMESFRKGEFPVLVNCEVLTEGADVPEIDCVVLARPTRSKNLLAQMVGRGLRLSPTTGKQDCYLIDIADNISRASGMIVLPTLFGLTHEDVAEELALADAKAAERTPSALAVSAPTKVRLVDVSDPFALKAPNHVHIPALSQLAWFHCGGGKCVLELMGGGHITIEPIEEKWSVSFTPKLPRIGGAPRRGSPFGRVQQLAFADDADRAVRTADAYVERRLTRNTLRQMSKYAPWRTRPASEKQIQMLLKIKGIKAQEGEGARIMIGGTPIDVQSLTAGQVAAVLCAAQHGGLGTRKRAEERAAAADAKAARRAEKERAAAARNLRLPGEES
- the URE1 gene encoding uncharacterized protein (Urease alpha-subunit, N-terminal domain), which encodes MHLLPREQDKLLIATVGQLAQRRLARGLALNRGEAVGLLSFQLHELARDGTYSVAQLMDLGKKMLGRRHVMDGVPEEIHTVQIEATFPDGTFLVTIHDPVCADSVDLELALYGSFFPIPNEDKFPIREHLAKEDLPGAVVCLKEKISLTPGRKRILVEVKNLGDRPIQVGSHYHFLEANAALLFDRELSYGKHLDIVAGMAVRFEPGERKTVPLVEIGGKKNIWGGHGICPGPLDERNRHTLVRERVRELDFAHKKQEIVEEAPSPEVDREVYASIFGPTTGDRMRLGDTSLWIEIEKDYTVYGDECKFGGGKVIRDGMGQASNKSGAEVLDAVISNAVIIDWSGIYKADIGIKDGRIHGIGKAGNPDIQDGVDPLMIVGAHTEVIAGEGKIVTAGGLDTHVHYICPQIVEEALSSGLTSVIGGGTGPSASTNATTVTPSKWYMEAMMLATDGLPLNFGFSGKGADSGEASLRDIIEAGAMALKVHEDWGATPEVIDRSLNVSDEYDIQITIHTDTLNEAGYVESTVDAFKGRTIHTYHTEGAGGGHAPDIIVVCEHPNVLPSSTNPTMPYCKNTLDEHLDMLMVCHHLDRSIPEDIAFADSRIRAETVAAEDVLHDLGAISMMSSDGMAMGRIGEVVARTWRTASKMRDHRGPLEGDEEGRDNTRVKRYIAKYTINPAITHGVSHIVGQVMPGMLADLVVWDPPYFGARPDMTIKGGIIAYAHVGDANASIPTVQPIIGRSMYGSEPDAAGFNSVVFVSKASIDNGTIKGYGLRKRPEAVRNCRNISKHDMKWNDYIPRMEVDPETYEVRADGELMDVPPADTLPLTKRLFLF